AAACTATACTACAGGTATTTGTAAATGAGCATTTACCACAAGTGTTAGTATTAACTGAACACagtctaaaatgtaaaaaaattaattgttataAACTGAATGCTTATGTACTGGTAAACAGTTATTGTAGGAAACAGCATAATGGTGGAAGTGTGGCAACTTACTTTTTGAGAGAACATACTATGTTTAAGAAACTTACATTTATTGAGCAATGCAGTAAAGAGGGGATATTAGAAGTAAGTGGTATTTCAATCCGATTAAAAGAGCATGGAGTCAATGTAGTAAAACAAAGTAATAGGAATATACAGACCACCTTGTGCAGTTTTAATTAGGCAAACCGGTCCCAATGACCATTGCTAGCATGAACCTTGTAGATGTATAAACTTCATACAGTCTTAGAAATATAGTTACCATGGATACCAGAGTCTCAGATTCTAGTCCGACCTGGATAGATTACACAATAATTAGCAAACCTACTGAAGACACTGCTAAGTTTAGTAACACAGACTTTCATTACTCAGACCGCCTTGTACAACAGATAAAATACAGGAAAACAGCTCCTAAAATAATACCAAAATGTTTGAAAAGAAACAAGTTACGAGCAATACTAACATCAACTCTCTGAAAATCAAACTTGCTGAAGAGAAGTGGGATCGAATCTGCCATGTGGAAGGATCAGATAacaaatgggatcaattttataaCACCCTATTGAgaaatttcaatttctgttgtcccATTAAAGAAATGCAGACAGTCACAGTGGAAGAAATAAACTCAGACTTCCATCCAGCCTTGTTAAACTCAGGCAAAATACTCATGACCTTGATGTCCTGTACAAATCAACAACACTgtacatttttaaacaaaaatacaGCACAGCTAAGAAAACCTTTAAATCAAAACTTTCAAACCTTAAAAAACAAGTCCACGGTAATGAAAACTCTCAATCTGCAAATTTAAGCAAGACATTGTGGAAACTTATCAATAAGTATCGAAAAACCTCCACAGCTAGGGACAGTGAACCCTTATGCATTACACAGGATGGTAATATTATAAAAGAACTCAAAGAATTATGTAAcctttccaaaaacttttcacatCACCAACAGGAAATCGACACACTTTAGAAATGTGCCAAGAGATATCTAAGCACACTCTCCGAACAGTGAGCTTTGAATTTAATGAGGTTAAAGAAATTGATATCAGAAAGATAATCCTCCCATTAAAGAATACGTACTCAGCTGGGTGGGATATGTcgagtgtagtagtagtagtagtagtagtagtaaaaaaaCGCATAAAAGGACTAGTTGAACCACTAACACACCTCTAACTGTAGAATTGGAGAAAGCATTTACCCTAGTAGTTTAAAAATAaccattgttcaaatggttgaaatggctctgagcactatgggacttaacttctaaggtcatcagtaccctagaacttcgaactacttaaacctaactaacctatggacatcacacacatccatgcccgaggcaggattcgaacctgtgaccgtagcgggcatgcagttccagactgtagcgccaagaactgctcggccaccaagcATCGTTAAACCAGTGGATaagaaagggaatacaaaagaGGTTTAAAACTACTGCCCAATATCATTGATCCCTACCTTTAGTAAAAACAGCATGGCTTTAGGAAAAACCAGTGCATAACTAATGCAGTTACTGAATTTCTCCATAAAGTGTACACTATCCTAGACCAAGGTATGAGAACAGCTGGCATATTCTTGGATCTTTCCAAAGCCTTCGACTGTCAACCATGGGTTGTTTGTTAAGAAATTGAAGAATTACAACATCAAGGACATCTATTACTGACCAAATATTTGACAAATTGCAAACAATGTACTAAAATTTCACGTAAAATAGATAccaaggtaatagatttccaatcCTCTAGAGGTACTGTAACCCAGGGGTACAGAAGGGATTGATCCTTGGTAATTTTCTCTTCTTGGTTTGTCAATGATACGACACAACCCTTCAACTCACTTCTAGTAACCTATGCTGACGACACCATCTTATTTTACGAAAAAGACTTGGAGACGTTACACTCAGCTACAACTAAGGGTGTGACAGAAGTTACCACCTATTTTCTACATCAGGGCGTAAACACCATCAGTAAATCCCAGCTACTAACGGGTTCTCATAAggcttaaataaacaatatttatggtATTACATCAGCAGAAACAGATAACATTAAATTTCTTGGTGTCCACATGCACAAAAATCTCCGTTGGGTAAACCACATTACTTCTGTGTGTGAGAAAATCAGCAGTAGCCTGTGTCTTAAGAGTCAGTTGGCAAAAATAGTGCCAATACAAGCACTAACAATTGTTTACTATGGAAAAGTTTAACCATTTCTTAATTATGGTGTTGAACTGCGGGGTTGTGCGGCAGACCTGCACCTAACAGAATATTAGTGTTACAGAAAAGAGCCATTAGATTAACGCATGGGCTAAAGTCCAGAGTGTCCCGTCACGAAGCCTTTGCCTAGCAAATatctgacagtatattcactgtatatgtATAAACTTATTACATTTTTTCTgaatagtaaaaacaaactaagtgCAACGAGACCCAATTATGGTACTAGAAGTACGGGGAACTATTTCAggcagaagaaaaaattaaaaataactgacaGTAGTCCTTATATTTTCACTCAGTGAATTCTAATCTACTTGTTCTCTCTTGTAACACAGAATATAATTAGAATACTAAGACAAACGTATGTAACATTACTGTATCTATCTACAGTAATCTGTCAAACCTGTGACATTTGAGAAAGACATCAACTTGATGGTCTGcatgcaaaaaatataaataaatacattttactgGGCATGGTCCAGTCAAAATTTTTTTGTCCTTGCCTCCATCAAATTAACACTTCATCTAACCAACTACTTGTGAGGAACATCTATAGTTTAATGTGGAATTATACATGCAATGTGTCTTAATAATTTAAATATATAAAGAACAACACAGGTGAATGTCATGACAGGGTAAAACAAGACAGAAAAAAGATCAATCAAATGTATGAAAAAGCGTAATTACCTTGTGGTAGTAGCCAAATTTCAATAAAACCAAGTGTAAGCACTTCCACAACCACAGTTCATCTTACATTCAAGACTTAAGGAAATGATATGCTCTTAACTAACATTTGTTGGTAATCCCCTTGTCCTGTCATCTTTGACCTGCAGAATGAATTTTTTCTCCTGCACAATGACATAACTATTCATTTGTCTCCATGTTTCCTCTCTTTTGTACCATGACAGAAGCCTGATTCAGAACTTCTCTCAGCTTTTGTtcacaaaacacagaaaaaaacaGTAGGCCTCAGAAAATAAAGCTAGTAATTGTGAAGTATTCAGTCATCACTGTAcaacagcacaaactgttttcaatgctTTGAACTGAACATGATCACTTCAAAACAGCACTTCTTaatcatttttcacttttttatgCACTGATTCATCTCCAGTGTTTTCTTTcctgcatcttctgttcttctaatgtttcttttcttgtatttttatttcttctaaagCCATAAATTTGATACATGTGCACTCATTCTCTTAAGATTTCCTGTGTATGATGAAATAACCAGTCGAGATGGTGCCCAAATACACTAGGCAACTTCTATGCCAATTTCTCAAATAAGCAGTAAGTTATGAATAACTGTAActaactgaaaaataaaacatgATAGCCTCCATATATATAAAATCCACTTACCATTTTGTGACCTGCAGGAAAATATAGGCTAGTAACTTTTGGACACAACAGTTAAGTTCACTGCTAGTACAgtctagcaataataataataataataataataataataatatgtctgtctgtctgtctgtctgtctgtctgtgtgtgtgtgtgtgtgtgtgtgtgtgtgtgtattagtcaCAACACCTCTGGCATTACAACCAACAGCAGAGCTTTATTAGTCTGTAAATGTTACATAATACTGATACACTCCCATACATTTTGCTGTGTGTAATATGGAAACCCACAGAACCGTTTCAGAAACATAGTAGCACAGTGACTCATAACTTGCAGAATTAAAATCGTTAACAGAGAATTTCAAAGTTTACTTTAAGGACAACTGTAAAACAAATTGCATACTTGATACGTAACAGTATCAATACTTACAAATAGTGATCAACGTATATGACATTATGCTGTACTCAGTAATAGTACTTATTGACAAATAATACCACCAGTTTCCTACACTCCACGACACACAATATTCATTTTCtgtattcaaatatttttaaaaataacatcCCTTTTCCCACAGAAAAAGTTTCACACAGGCACTGCAAGACAAATATTTTACAGGCATCTGTTATCTTGTAAAATACCATCATTTGTGGGTAAAATCCCACACAGGATATTGAAATAAAATGCTGTTAAGTTCTGTACTGCCCCCACTTTTAACTATGTAACTGACACACTATTTTGATATGATTAAGTAGCAACCAGAGAGTCATGTTAACACTGAATAACAGTTTAAGTGCTAGTTGGATGCCATGTGCTAAATGCAGATGTTGCATTgctaaaaaataacaaaaacttaTCAGCTGAAAGTCGTTTAACTGGAAACGATTCTTTCAACAGTAAATCTTATTGTAAacattttgaaacttttacttattGCCATAAGAGCCTTATCAATGGATAGTAAAATGCTTTCAAATTGCACATAAAATGCAATGTTAAACTGCATGAAAGCAGTTATATTTCATGATAGCTGTGTCAAATATTTAATTACCTATCCTGATAAAATAAGTAGAGACTCTATAGTCATACAATAGTTGGCTGTAAAGTCATACAaaaagcactgtcaaaaatagtttcTGGCAAATCTATATATTTAGAATAACAACTCCTGCGAGTATTATTCAAATTAAATTCTGTTGCTCTAAATTTTGTCACTTCCTACTACAGACTTTCAGCCAACAACAACCTAAGAAATTTCTTGCAATGAACTACGCTGTTTATTGGCTGAACAACGTCGACATTTGGGAAGGCCTCTATTACAAGTCTACGTTTGCCATCAGGCAAAACACTGCTGCTCCAAAACAACTTTCcttcaaatgaaacaaaatatgatATTTCAAAATCTAGTACATCAAcagtaattttcattaaatttctgaTTTACCAGTGTTTCACTACATTATGTCTTTACACACCAAATACccttaacctccccccccccccccaccccgacaTGAAAAATAACTTGTCCGAACATTATTATCCAAATTTTTTACTTATattgttttctgcagttttccAAAAGGATGGAACCCTAATCCTAGTTTGTGTTTACTTTTCTCACAACTGAGAAGTTTTCAAATACCCCTCACCAACTTCAGTATTCATTCAATATTTAAAAAACCATTAGAGCATCTTCGAAAAAACTGGGAGTAGTTAAGCACATTTTCACAAAGGGGAAATTAACTTTTTCCCACTCATGCATTGCAATAGTCAAATTATTATGCATATTTTCTTTGTACACATGAAGGAACTGATTTCCAGCACCTAGAAATCTGACAAGGCTGCACCACATCAATGACaaagttttacaaaatattttcatctggcatgaataGTGAAAAATTGCATAACATTAGAATCACTCATgcttgaaacattactaaatatgcACTGAACATTATATTAACATACAGTTGCGCAATTCCGCTTAAATCAGTGGCACTTCCTGTGAAACAATTTAGTTCCACCTATTTCAAGCATTTTAGTTTAATACACAAAACTCTGGGGCATGGCAAACTAAGTAAAAGATATTTTATggatttaatatttcatttaattCTAATCATCACAGCTATGACATATAACATACAAATTAACAGTCCTCTGTTAGTAGCATTACTATTCTAAGACAAAAATTGGTGTGTCAATATGAAATCTGGAAGCTGTTAATAGCTataatttagtgaaatcacagGCCTTAGGCTTATGGGGAACATAATTTCCTTAGTCAGTGTTAAGGTGCAATATTCCAATCACAGTTTTAACTATAAACATGTAAACATTACAGCCTTACGTGTCCAAAAAGCTTTGCTCCACACATGACTTCACACGCTTTTCGTATTCTCGTCGATTTTCCTTGAAAAGCTGAGCTGCCATTGAATTTGCTGGAGAGTTCGGATTGGGATCACTTAATAGTGATTGGATTGATGTCAGAATAGCAGAAACATCATATGTCGGGCTCCACTTATTCTGCAAGATGTCCAAACAGATGCCTCCATCCGCATAAACATTGGGATGAAACAATTTCGAAAGAAATCTCACTATGGGCGGCTTGTTTGGGTACTCTTCGGTAAATTCCAATGTCAGCTTGAATGTTCCATCTTCGAAAGGAGTGTCGTGTGGCCCAAAAATGACAGCATGCCAAAGCATAATGTTATTTTCAGTAGGAGCCCCACTAATACCAGTAGGCGGATCCTCTTGAAGGCGCTTAAAATCCCTCATCAGACGTCGTCTGGCAGGCGTAGACATTTCTGATGGGCTTTAGGGAGAATGCTTGCCCTCGGCAGCAACAAGCTATACAAGGAAAACAATCAAGGTTAGTGCAAGGATTCGGAACATAACGTCATCTGACCTAGACAAAGAAAATCTTATATGTTTAACAACATTAACAGTACAGTAAAAAAAGTCCTCAATTTGTTGTGTTACACACAGTCTGACACTTATTGTTAAACTATGTACCAGGAAATCTTGAGCTTAACTACGTAAGCTGCGAATGTCAGCAAGCTTTAAATAATTAGTTCATAACTTCACAATAACACGAAATATACTAATAATGAATAACACACTAACAGAATTTTAAATACTACAAAAATTGGCAATTCATCCAGAATATTGCACCTCTGTTGCCTGAATTTCAATTACTGTGCAGATTCTCAGTTACACAAATAGACCATAACCTTCTACACCAAGGAGCATTACGCACCAAAGATCACGTACGTGAAGATAAACTGACACATTTCACTGGGATCCAAAGAGAAGTAATAAATCTGTGATTATCGAAACGAAATAAAAACCTGCGCTCGGATTTGGTGCAAGCCAGACAGTAGGTTGTACTGAACTATTCTTTAAGGTCAGAAGCTACACTAGAATAGTTAGCATTTTTAGTTAATACTACTTCTCAGTTTGTAAGCTGTTTTTAACACTGAGAACTACAAACATAACTTTTATCTTTTTGTGGCTGAAAAGCTCCTTCCAGCTGCAGACAGAAATAAATTAAGGGCAGTTCTCACAGGCCGTTTCGTCTCGTCACGTCGGGGCATATTCACACGTTCCAGCACATCACATCACGCCAGTTCGCTTAGCCCAGTCGCAAACGGTGGAAGTGAGGTTATGGGTTAGGGTTACCATCCATGATACAAAAAGTTAAAGTTCAGTATGGGAATCGAGATACTAATAGCGATATAGTCTGTTAATAGCTGAAGCATTCTCCATAACTCAAGTTCTTCGTGAGTTTTCTGTGCTAAAGTAATGAGAAGCGAAAAAGCATTCCAAATACCGTCACTTACTaacgaaaattatatatatatatatatatatatatatatatatatatatatatatatatatatatatatatatatacctattaAAAGGGGTTTAAAAGGGAATAAATAGATCCTCTTTACCTTATCCGTTATGCATTCTTCCTTACATAGCTACTAGCGTCATAAACAattgtatttttcttctttgttaGGGCTGACAGGTGGTGTGAATTGGCCTTCACACCTGACAGAACCTCAGGTCACGTCAAAacgttccacaatgcatttcaaatcgCATCACTAACACAGACGTCACAGTTAGGCTGCCTTGAGAAAAAAGTTTTGACGGTGACTTTTAGAGTAGATGCACTTTTCATTCCAATAGATCCATACTGAGAAGATCTTCTAACACGAAGAATACGTCAAAAAGTCAAAAATACATAacacatatttacaaagaaaaccaGATACGCTAATATATCCAGaataaatttttcactctacagcagagtgtatgctgatatgaaacatcctggcacttGCCTACAAAAGGaaagatcccgaattcgagtctcagtctagCAAAAAATTTTAACCTGCTAAAAACTTTCATGGTAATGCACTTTCCACACATCCAAGTGATACAGTCCTCATGTACGTGGATTAAGTCAGAAAAtcataaacatattttaatttaaattgtaATAAATAACTTGAACAATATTCAATACTCTGAAGTGCATATGATAATCATTAGGCTATTGTAGCTGTGCTCCATCAAACAGAAATATCATTTTACaatacacatttacaatgaaacattaCTGTAGTGAATTTATGCTAAGTCAGATTGTACTAATACttgcattatttgatattattcgTAACATATACACATAAATTGGTTTTCCTTATAAATTCACAAATgatatagaaggagttggccactaataaatcctttaggctcctcatAACTGCACATGATTAGTTGTTAAACTTTTATGGCTGCAAACTCATGAaaattgtgttcctgaaaaatgaacaaatttctggaccaaagtaagtgacatAAAACGTATGTGAAGATCATTCTTATTTGTAGTACCCAGCCCACGAACTGTGGTACTGGTTTGAAAAGGAGGTGCATTTTAAATGACGAATTTTATTAAAGCATAAAAATACTGGCAAGCAGTAGTTAGCATCGCTAAATTTGTAAACAGGCCTCTACGGGATGTTCTTGATTTCACATGACAAGCAATTCTTATTACACTCTGTTTTGGCtcaatgagttaccccaaaataatcCTACATGTTCTGCTCCttaagctgagtggtcagtgcatctgactGGCATGATATTGGCCCATGTACGATTCCTGGCTGGGTAGAAAATTTTTCACTCTGTGATTGGGTGTCTTAAtgtccccatcatcatttcatcataactgAAACACAAGTCAATTGAAAGTAAGTGCAACTCGGCAGTTGAGCTACCCCAAGTGGGGACTCCTGGCTGTCGAATccatacaataatttcatttcatcatCAACCCTATATGATATCATGGAATGAAAGTGAGCATGGTACGCTGGCTTTTTCATTCTTGTATTACCTATGTGTGCCATCAATCACACTGACGTGGGGAACTGTATTGTCGCCGGCTGACATCACAAGTTGAACTATTTTCTCAGTGCTCGTTTATCTAATCGTAGTGTATATTAAGCATTTGCGACTTCATAATTTTATCTTATAGTtaatctttgcaaatattcaatgatGACATAATTGGCATAAGTGAAATAATTTCATCGCTTTACAGTTCAGTGATGTTTCAGAACTGTAACTTCCATTTGGAATGCATCATCAGccaatacacaaatacaaaaattgcatagcAGGAAGAAATACACAGAAACTTCCTTTGTTACAGGAAGGCTCGCAAACAATAACACGCAAGATCTTAGTTATATGTATGTGGAAACAAATGTTCACATACTTAAGTTTAAATGCGGCAGCTATCATGTCATTACAAACGTTTTGTGTACTGTAcaacttttttaatgttttgatcATTCAGTGATTCTATCCTGTAATGAAGATGATTTGAAAGAATCTCAGTTACAAGCTGCAAGTAATGGTGAAAAATATTAAGATCTTTTAGCCATTTACCATTGTGCTGCTCAACTGTAACATAAACGTCAATAGCATTAATTTATTTCAATGATACCAAATTTTCAGGCCTTATTTATGTTAGGATTATTTCATTTCTGTTCTCAAATTATCATTCACTTATATTCACTTTCAAGATATTGTCAATTACTCATCAACTCTATCTGTTTGTTGACATATATCCCACATATAGGGGATATCTTGACAATGAGCTAATCAACTTAATTATTTAGACATTTTGAGTTCAGTTCTGTGAAAAAGTGAATTGCTTTTGTGCCCACACAGTTGCACCATACATATAACACAATAGAGTGTTTAGTCATTAGCTTCCATCTTGTGTACTCTTTGGCATCCCACTATTGTAGTCTTTAAACCCAATACTTCCTTAATTAATATGATTAATTGCTTTTCAGATAGCAATTTATTATAAATGCATAGGCTTTAAAAATTCGTAAAATCCGTTGTTTGTGAAACTGAATTCTTAACTTCTATATATAGGTTCCTATATAGTATCGTATGTTTTGTAAAAAACAGCTGCTCCTAAACTTATTGCATCCCTATCCAGATGCAGCACAAAGTCGGGTAAAGTTTCTAAAATCCAATTAGTCTTAAAGGATTGTTTCCAAGATCTAATTTACCGAAGAATGTTTTATTGCAGTTGGAATATTTGTTAAACACAAATTTATGAATGATCACAAAATGGTTATGACGTTAGGAGCATGCCACCATTCTCTTGAGTTTTTGGCTTTGCAGCAGCAGACCAGCAAGCAGCAGTCAGTAACACTTGTCCCTCAGTGTATACAGCATTTAAACATTTGTTTATGCATTTCtctaaaaaaaaatatgaaatgtgaCTATCTTTCTCTCTGTGTTGAATAGtgttaatttatttttttgaagtGATGGGTATTTTGGGTCTGTAACTGGCTTTGCAGCGCAGTGATAGTCAGGagccttgtagcagcagtaattacAATATTTGCTTGACATGTCTGCAATGCGCTCTTGTCCAGATGAAGAGGAGGTTCTGTCAGTAGCTGCCGATTCTGATTTCTGAGAGCATGAAGTTTGCTATGGGTGGCTGTCTGATACAATGAAAACAGTTAGCCAAAAGTGGACTGTGCAAGCCAAAGTAGCATTGTGCAACATGGTTCCCAAAACTGAATGTGGTCTTTTAGTTTTGAGCCAAGTGGAGATCTTGAATCAAAACTCCAACAATTCTGTGATGATATCTTGATCTCAGCTGTTGTGTGGAGAACTATCCCCTTCCACCCTCATTTGGTCAAAAGTGCATTACACACCTGGAGCAGCTTGTAAGGTGACAAATATTGTGTGGTATGCAATGTGGCTTTTTAGGATAGAGAAACTCCTACCACAGTTCCAATAATTTACATACTAAATTCAATGAGTGAGCAATATCAGTCCCAATAATTACAGGGAGTAGCACTCATTATTGCAGATCAGAGGAATAGAATGTTAATATAGTATTAGTTAATTGCAGGTATTTCATAGAAAAATACTAGAACAAGTTTTGCTTATAAACAGTAATAATGCTGGCATAGTACTAAGAACAGGGAGTTAGCCAAGACCAGAAGTGAACATAAACTAAATTTTAAATTCCGGTTTGAAAACAGGCTGGATTGCAGtggaaaatgtatgtttttatGTACTTATAATACAATAATATCTAGTGAGAGTCATACTGCTGTGTCCTCGTCAATGGACACAACCAGAGCTGGCATGCTGAAACAATTTCGATTGGCACCATGGGTGGCGCTTTGAAGTTCGCCACCAACCACAAGCATGGCCTAGTCAGCAACCTCCGCACTGCCACCAATGAGATTGACTTCCGTGTTGTGACATGTGGtagccacaggcagcaatggatgGTTCTTCAGCATTGGCGTATGACAGTTCTAGTACAGACCTCCGGGGTTGCTGTTTATAGCTACAGTTTGTAGCAGAGATCAGCCTGCGAGACTTAGTCTTCAAGTGGCGTCGCCTATAGTCTTTGCAAAGGGACACGTGCTTACTACAGTGACTGACACTATATTCAGTAACACACGCCATGAAAGGCCACTGTTCAGTTGTATCTATCCATAAGCACATCCAACGAGCTGCCGCAGAACTTTAGTTAAGTATCACAGCGCAATAAATTATATATTGTGTGTCACTGATTCGTCTGCACTGTCACAGTTCCGCCACCCACCTCGGAGCACCTAAACCTAATTCAGTGTGTACGAACTGCTCCATCTAGATGAACCATACACACCATCTGATGACGAGAATTCCGAACTCACTTCCCAAGTCACTTTGCTTTTCCTTGCTTGATTGCTCGTTAACTTTTCGTGCTGGTGTGATTGGGGCTCTTCGTCTTTGCTACTTACTTGCTGTGTTGCCGTAGTTCATAAGTTAGCTTTAGGatttcttgtgtgtttgtattAGCATTTGTTTACCATGTCAAACCCACTGTTGCAAATCCCTCATTTGCCTGACCCACAGTTACCGGCtccacaaaagcaaaaccttgCAGCACCACTGCCTGATCTAAACCATATTCTTCAGATACAGATGCAGTCAATGAATCAGCTTATGGAACTGATGAAATGGTTTATTCAAATGCAGATGCCAGCAATTGAGATATGGAATCAGACTCCATTACCCACTGCACCGCCACAAACAACACAATCTTCACTGCTGCCTCAATTTCGACAAtatgaagaagaaaaggaagactgCTCGGAATATTTCCCACAATTTATAGCACATCTGGCTGTTCACtgtaatgcagtttgtttttctgtcCACCGTCGATGTCAATGTTTACCGCGCTCATGTTAAGTTATTCCTTACTACAAATCCAGAACTACGTAGCTGAGATGAATTTACTCAGGCATTGAACAAATATTCCAATGATAAGGTCAATGTTGCAGCTGCCACATTTAAATTCTTTAGGCTCAAGAAATAAGTAGGTCAAACGTACAGGCAGTGGGAGATAGATTTGCAGGTGCACACGAGACAGTACAAATTTAAATGTGAATATGGAAAATACTATAACGACTTAATAATTTGTGACACTATTACTCAAAACGTGGCAGATAGTAGAATCCTTGAACAAATCTTAAAATACCCCGACCCTCACATTGCAACAAGGTTTGCAAATTATTGACTTTCAAGATCCTTGTGAAAGTGCAGTTGATAGTTTTCAAGCATGGAAGATTTGCGCTGTAGCCCCAAGATATAACATTGTGTGGCAAGGTATGCAGCCCATTTTGAAGGCCAACACAAAGTGGCCCAATCAGGTAGGCCACAGCTCGCCATGTGAACAACCTGGCCGGAAATCTACCAGTGTAAAAATTTGCCCGCACTGTTTCAAGTTTCACAAATTTGATCCATGCCCTTCATGTTACGAGACATGTTTTGAATTGGGTAAGAACAGCACATTCAAGCTGTTTATCTACAGGTGTCAAAGACTTCTTCtcagaacaaacacacacatatatcaAACTTCAAAATGCATGTTGTTCTTTCTGAACTGAGCTGTGATGCTAGTATATAACATAACAGGGAAACGGTACAACACAAAGAATCAGTAATTCCTTCAGTGCAACGCCACTCCAACAAACTTTTTTGTAGACCTTGTTATTTCTGGTCAAAGTATTCAGTTTCAGTTAGCCATATGTGCTTCAACATCTCTGCTAAATCGCAATAATTATGACTTTTTTGGAAAACTCAAGTTACAGAAGGAAACAACTGCACTGAC
This genomic interval from Schistocerca serialis cubense isolate TAMUIC-IGC-003099 chromosome 8, iqSchSeri2.2, whole genome shotgun sequence contains the following:
- the LOC126416865 gene encoding ubiquitin-conjugating enzyme E2-17 kDa-like, yielding MSTPARRRLMRDFKRLQEDPPTGISGAPTENNIMLWHAVIFGPHDTPFEDGTFKLTLEFTEEYPNKPPIVRFLSKLFHPNVYADGGICLDILQNKWSPTYDVSAILTSIQSLLSDPNPNSPANSMAAQLFKENRREYEKRVKSCVEQSFLDT